The proteins below are encoded in one region of Pseudonocardia sp. DSM 110487:
- a CDS encoding MOSC domain-containing protein: MVKGRGSVEGLFVHPVKGLSAQPLDRVELRPRTGIPNDRVFAFARPDGSYRPGMRTGLPKQEFFALVSDHRLAGLDTHLDTETEILTARVAGHDVLQADLSTEEGRDDAVRFFTRVLDLPPGVTSVLAREAGRRFTDAAAAGDGPMNWVSLVNLASVRDLESRTGTVVDPTRFRANVLVDGLPAWFELDAIGQEFDLGGVRARAVRRTRRCAATEVDPGSGRRDLPVVSMIDRTYGHQFMGIYLEVLTAGVLEKGSEVVV, translated from the coding sequence ATGGTGAAGGGACGGGGCTCGGTGGAAGGGCTCTTCGTCCACCCGGTGAAAGGGCTCAGTGCGCAGCCGCTGGACCGTGTCGAGCTCCGGCCGCGAACGGGAATTCCGAACGACCGGGTGTTCGCGTTCGCCCGTCCGGACGGCAGCTATCGGCCCGGAATGCGCACCGGACTGCCCAAGCAGGAGTTCTTCGCCCTGGTCTCGGACCACCGCCTCGCCGGACTCGACACGCACCTCGACACGGAGACCGAGATCCTCACCGCACGGGTCGCGGGGCACGACGTGCTGCAGGCCGACCTGAGCACCGAGGAGGGCCGCGACGACGCGGTGCGGTTCTTCACCCGCGTTCTCGACCTGCCGCCGGGCGTCACGTCGGTGCTCGCGCGGGAAGCGGGCCGGCGCTTCACCGACGCGGCCGCGGCCGGGGACGGCCCGATGAACTGGGTCTCGTTGGTCAACCTGGCCTCGGTCCGTGACCTGGAATCGCGCACCGGGACCGTGGTCGATCCGACGCGGTTCCGGGCCAACGTCCTCGTGGACGGCCTGCCGGCGTGGTTCGAGTTGGACGCGATCGGGCAGGAGTTCGATCTGGGTGGTGTGCGCGCGCGGGCCGTGCGCCGCACCAGGCGCTGTGCCGCAACCGAGGTCGATCCCGGATCCGGCCGCCGCGACCTCCCGGTGGTGTCCATGATCGACAGGACGTACGGGCACCAGTTCATGGGAATCTACCTGGAAGTCCTCACCGCCGGCGTTCTGGAGAAGGGCAGCGAGGTCGTTGTCTGA
- a CDS encoding LysR family transcriptional regulator, with amino-acid sequence MDHVDLNLIDALDALLAENSVTKAAARLHTSAPAMSRALGRLRRAFDDPLLVRAGRDLVPTPRALELRGEVHAVATRARALFAPSNSADPQTIVRTFDLQVTDMLSTTFIPTLIDDLRVQAPGISLRLRPESLEDTPAMREGLVDLEIGIIRPGDPEIHSEALATETLIAAVRPHHPLAGTTTVTPEQFAAADHVVVSRRGRAHGPIDDQLADRGLHRRVIGVVPGFATALFLARESDVVCVAPAALGRSMLDTLGLRTFPIPLELPPLTVSMAWHPRNHHDRTHRLLRERTRHIMAAAAGGGQAGPVQDE; translated from the coding sequence GTGGACCACGTCGACCTGAACCTGATCGATGCGCTGGACGCGCTGCTCGCCGAGAACAGCGTCACGAAGGCCGCCGCGCGCCTGCACACCTCGGCGCCCGCGATGAGCCGCGCCCTGGGCCGGTTGCGGCGCGCCTTCGACGACCCGCTCCTCGTGCGCGCCGGACGCGATCTCGTGCCCACGCCCCGGGCCCTGGAACTGCGCGGGGAGGTGCACGCGGTCGCCACGCGTGCCCGGGCCCTGTTCGCGCCGTCGAACTCCGCCGATCCACAGACCATCGTGCGCACGTTCGACCTGCAGGTCACCGACATGCTGTCCACGACGTTCATCCCGACGCTGATCGACGACCTGCGGGTCCAGGCCCCCGGCATCTCGCTGCGGCTGCGGCCGGAGAGCCTCGAGGACACCCCCGCCATGCGTGAAGGACTGGTCGATCTGGAGATCGGGATCATCCGCCCCGGCGATCCGGAGATCCACTCGGAGGCGCTCGCCACCGAGACGCTGATCGCCGCGGTGCGGCCGCATCACCCGCTCGCAGGGACGACAACCGTCACGCCGGAGCAGTTCGCCGCGGCCGACCACGTCGTCGTGTCCCGCCGCGGCAGGGCCCACGGCCCGATCGACGACCAGCTCGCCGACCGGGGTCTGCACCGGCGCGTGATCGGCGTCGTACCCGGCTTCGCCACCGCGCTGTTCCTGGCCCGCGAGTCCGATGTCGTGTGCGTCGCCCCGGCCGCGCTGGGACGGTCGATGCTGGACACGCTCGGGCTGCGCACCTTCCCGATCCCATTGGAACTGCCACCCTTGACCGTCAGCATGGCCTGGCATCCACGCAACCACCACGACCGCACGCACCGGCTGCTCCGCGAGCGCACCCGTCACATCATGGCCGCAGCAGCCGGCGGCGGGCAGGCGGGCCCGGTCCAGGACGAGTGA
- a CDS encoding NAD(P)-dependent oxidoreductase — protein MNLTVLAASGRTGLAIIRQALQRGHTVTAIARDPERIALAESPGLYKRAGDVNDPASIGAVVAADSVVLSALGTDRAGVLLAGAKALVAAGPQRIIWLGTYGTGRSAAVAGKAAGILGNLLGDRLADKVEADNAVLEAGGTVFHAGVLDDGPESADRRTVGLEAAPPFDLGAKVGRETVAAAMLDEAEAPRFAGAVALPLTG, from the coding sequence ATGAACCTGACCGTCCTCGCCGCATCCGGCCGCACCGGCCTCGCCATCATCCGACAGGCGCTGCAGCGTGGGCACACCGTCACCGCCATTGCGCGCGATCCCGAACGCATCGCCCTCGCCGAATCTCCGGGCTTGTACAAGCGGGCGGGTGACGTGAACGATCCGGCGAGTATCGGTGCGGTCGTCGCTGCCGATTCCGTCGTCCTTTCCGCGCTCGGCACGGACCGGGCGGGGGTTCTGCTCGCCGGCGCGAAGGCGCTCGTCGCAGCCGGACCGCAGCGCATCATCTGGTTGGGCACCTACGGAACGGGCAGATCCGCCGCCGTGGCGGGAAAGGCGGCCGGGATCCTCGGGAATCTGCTGGGCGACCGGCTCGCGGACAAGGTGGAGGCGGACAACGCCGTCCTCGAGGCCGGGGGCACGGTGTTCCACGCCGGGGTGCTCGACGACGGACCCGAGAGCGCCGACCGGCGCACCGTCGGCCTGGAGGCCGCGCCGCCGTTCGACCTCGGCGCGAAGGTCGGCCGGGAGACCGTCGCCGCGGCCATGCTCGACGAGGCCGAGGCGCCGCGCTTCGCCGGCGCTGTGGCCCTGCCGCTCACCGGCTAG
- a CDS encoding zinc-binding dehydrogenase has translation MPRLHFRRQGPGHRRAGNETPDQRASASRRRAGHHRITASADKLERAKVVGATQGVDRRGEDWVETVLELTDERGADHVLEIVGGPHLGRAAAVGGRVSQIGALEGFEITTPVMPLMLKDIQGIGTGQRRALEDLVRAVDRTGLTPVIDSWHPFSELPAALDRLDSGPFGKVVVEL, from the coding sequence GTGCCACGGCTCCACTTTCGACGGCAAGGGCCAGGTCACCGGCGGGCCGGCAACGAAACCCCTGATCAACGTGCCAGTGCAAGTCGTCGACGGGCAGGTCACCACCGCATAACCGCGAGCGCCGACAAGCTCGAGCGGGCGAAGGTGGTCGGCGCCACGCAAGGCGTGGACCGGCGCGGCGAGGACTGGGTCGAGACCGTCCTGGAACTCACCGACGAGCGCGGCGCCGACCACGTCCTGGAGATCGTCGGCGGGCCACACCTCGGCCGGGCGGCGGCGGTGGGTGGCCGCGTCTCGCAGATCGGGGCCCTCGAGGGCTTCGAGATCACCACCCCGGTCATGCCACTGATGCTGAAGGACATCCAGGGGATCGGCACCGGCCAGCGCCGTGCCCTGGAGGACCTGGTACGCGCGGTCGACCGCACCGGGCTCACCCCGGTGATCGACTCCTGGCACCCCTTCTCCGAGCTGCCCGCGGCGCTGGACCGCCTCGACAGCGGCCCATTCGGCAAGGTGGTCGTCGAGCTGTAG
- a CDS encoding TQO small subunit DoxD, translating to MSPTPSPGETTPRADAPLRATIWALLPLRVFLGGTFLYAGLSKILDTHYLDHTSPLGVHAQMLHAATTSPVGPLVSFAAEHPTVTGLVIAFGEVAVGLGTLLGLFTRIAALGGFLLALSFFLTVSWTTRPYYFGADIVFAAAWTPLLIAGDAGLFSSTARLRAAIRRRRQPNPTPQHGNDVERRSLLWGGLIAATTAALGGAVVALTRRTTTNPEPSQPTGPGTDSPTVIAAVAAVAVGSSTSFTTPNGSAAYLLRPSTATFLAFLAACTHQGCPITPATPGFRCPCHGSTFDGKGQVTGGPATKPLINVPVQVVDGQVTTA from the coding sequence TTGTCCCCCACGCCTTCCCCCGGTGAAACAACGCCACGGGCCGATGCGCCACTACGGGCAACGATCTGGGCACTCCTGCCGCTACGCGTCTTCCTCGGCGGCACATTCCTCTACGCAGGCCTCTCCAAAATCCTCGACACCCACTACCTGGACCACACCTCACCCCTCGGCGTCCACGCTCAGATGCTGCACGCCGCGACAACCTCGCCGGTCGGCCCGCTGGTGTCATTCGCGGCCGAACACCCGACCGTCACCGGCCTGGTTATCGCCTTCGGCGAGGTCGCTGTCGGGCTGGGTACTCTGCTCGGGCTGTTCACCCGTATCGCCGCACTCGGCGGGTTTCTCCTCGCGCTGAGCTTCTTCCTCACCGTCAGCTGGACGACCCGCCCGTACTACTTCGGCGCCGACATCGTCTTCGCAGCCGCCTGGACCCCGCTGCTGATTGCCGGCGACGCAGGCCTGTTCTCCTCGACGGCCCGCCTGCGCGCCGCGATACGTCGTCGTCGCCAGCCGAACCCCACCCCACAGCACGGGAACGATGTCGAACGACGCAGCTTGCTCTGGGGCGGCCTGATCGCCGCGACGACCGCTGCCCTCGGCGGTGCCGTCGTCGCTCTCACCCGGCGCACCACCACCAACCCGGAACCAAGCCAGCCGACAGGCCCAGGAACGGACTCCCCGACAGTGATCGCTGCGGTCGCTGCCGTCGCCGTCGGTTCGTCGACAAGCTTCACCACACCGAACGGTTCCGCCGCATACCTGTTGCGCCCCTCGACCGCCACTTTCCTGGCGTTCCTCGCCGCCTGCACACACCAGGGCTGCCCCATCACGCCCGCAACCCCCGGCTTCCGCTGCCCGTGCCACGGCTCCACTTTCGACGGCAAGGGCCAGGTCACCGGCGGGCCGGCAACGAAACCCCTGATCAACGTGCCAGTGCAAGTCGTCGACGGGCAGGTCACCACCGCATAA